The Oleiphilus messinensis DNA segment GACAAGCTACGAAGTGCGGGCAGGGCTGCGCTGGGTGTCGAGGTTGCCATTCTTGACAAAAATGATGTTGAGCTACCGCGTGGCGAAGTCGGGGAGATCTGTGCCAGAGGGGGGAACGTTATGCTCGGTTACTGGGGAATGGAGCAGGCGTCGGCCGAAACTCTGCGCAACGGCTGGTTGCATACCGGTGATCTGGGCTATATGGATGAAGATGGGTTTGTCTTTATTGTCGATCGTAGCAAGGACATGATCATCAGTGGTGGAGAGAATATCTTTTCTGTCGAAGTGGAAGGCGCCATTTACAGCCATCCTGCGGTGCAGGAATGTGCTGTAGTAGGGATTCCTCACGACGAATGGGGTGAAACAGTGCATGCCATCGTGGTGCTTTGCGAAGGTCATACTCTTAAGGAAGAGGAGCTATTGGTCCATTGCCGGGAACGCATTGCCGGCTACAAGCTCCCTCGAAGCATCGAGTTTAGAAGCGACCCGTTACCCATAAGTGGTGCCGGTAAGATTCTCAAAAACGAACTTCGAGCTCCTTACTGGCAGCAGAAGGAGCGGGGGGTCAACTGAACCACTGTTTTCGCTAAGATCAATTACTAGCACGGAATAAGCCATGAATCTTGAATTTACACAGGAAGAGTTGGATTTTCAAAAGTCCATACGCGCTTGGATGCGGGAAAACGTACCTGAAGAACTTGAGCGTGTGTCAGCACTCGGTAATATGCCAACCAAGACGCAGCAGCAACAGTGGGAGAGGAAATTAGGGAAACAGGGCTGGCTGGCGCTAACTTGGCCAGAACAGTACGGTGGGCCAGGCTGGACAGCGACGCAGCGCTATATCTTCGATATCGAAAGAGCTATGGCCGGAGCGCCGCCAACCAGCCCCTTCGGTGTCGCCATCACACAAGCAGGACACCCACTCGTATTCTGTTTTCTGGGGTAAGAGACAAGCAGGAGACAAGCAGGAGACAAGCAGGACACCCACTTGTATTCTGCAAACAACGAATTACGCAAAATGAGGTGTCGCTCAGCACAGATCGGGCGCAATTAACGGGTCAAACAGAAATTACGGTTGCGATAAGCAGGACGCCCACTCGTATTCTGCAAACAACGAATTACGCAAAATGATGTGTCGCTCAGCACAGATGGGGTGCAATTAACGGGTCAAACGGAAGATTACCGTTGTGAGACTGCTAGCGTGGGGCTGAAAGGCGGGTAAATCACAAATTCCGAGCGCAAAGTGTCCCCGAGTTGCTCGGTTGAGTTTTGGCTGAAGGTCTGATGAGCAAGAGGGGGTTACGTCGGAAACAAGCTTCGACACTGTGCCAACCCCGAGACCCGCCGATGGCCGAGGGTCTTGCTGGCGATTTTTACGTGTTCAGCACGGCCAACGAAGGTGGGAAACTAGGTTTCCAGTTTTCCGGTGACGAGCAGAGCATTTTTTATCGCTATACTCTATTATCAATAAAAAACAATTTGTTATGGCAATAAAAGATATTATTCAACAGTCACGAATTCATATTTCTGTTTTTGCCGATAACATTCTTCGTTTATTTCTACCTGAATAAGAAGCGATTGACAGAGGCCTCGAAAGGGTTTTTGGTGGTTTCATCCCTGTTTTTTTACAGTTGGTGGAATCCGGTTTATCTGCCGCTCATACTCATCTCTATGGTGTTCAATTACGTTATCGGAACATCGCTCACTAAGAATGACAATCATAGCAAGGTCTCGAGAAAGCAACTCCTGACTATTGGAGTCGTCGCGAATGTTGGACTCCTGGCCTATTTCAAATATGCAGATTTTCTGATTACTAACGTCAACTTTGCGTTTGATACAGAATTGTCACCCTTGAATCTGGTGTTGCCGTTGGCGATTTCATTTTTTACATTTCAGCAAATCGCCTATCTCGTGGATGCTTACCGAGGGGAGACGGAAGAGTATGATTTTCTCAATTACGGGGTGTTTGTTACCTTCTTCCCGCAATTGATCGCAGGCCCGATTGTGCATCACAAAGAAATGATGCCGCAGTTTGCCACGCTGAGAAGCAAGGTGCTCAATTATAAAAATATTGCCTGTGGTCTGTTTATGTTCTCGATCGGTTTATTCAAAAAAG contains these protein-coding regions:
- a CDS encoding acyl-CoA dehydrogenase family protein, which codes for MNLEFTQEELDFQKSIRAWMRENVPEELERVSALGNMPTKTQQQQWERKLGKQGWLALTWPEQYGGPGWTATQRYIFDIERAMAGAPPTSPFGVAITQAGHPLVFCFLG
- a CDS encoding MBOAT family O-acyltransferase, whose translation is MVSSLFFYSWWNPVYLPLILISMVFNYVIGTSLTKNDNHSKVSRKQLLTIGVVANVGLLAYFKYADFLITNVNFAFDTELSPLNLVLPLAISFFTFQQIAYLVDAYRGETEEYDFLNYGVFVTFFPQLIAGPIVHHKEMMPQFATLRSKVLNYKNIACGLFMFSIGLFKKVVIADTFAIWATNGFDHAETLTLIEAWATPLSFTFQLYFDFSGYTDMAIGAALLFNIKLPINFNSPLNSANNIVLEKKKAI